The genome window CAAGCCTGAGCGGACCGGAGGGTTCGGTGGCCCCGGCGGCGACCGTGGCGGATTCGGCGGCGGCGATGGCGGCCGTCGCGAACCTCGTTGGTAGATCTCTTCCGACCTGGCTCGATCAACCAAGGCCACGCGGTACCCGCGGGTGCCTCGGCCCGTTTCTCCGTTTCTTGCTCAACAGAGGTACTAGTGAACACTCGCATCGCCATTCTCTTGCTGGCGCTCACGGCAGTTGCGGCCTGTCAGAAAGCCACGCCGAAGGCCTCGACGCCAGGAGCGACGACCGCACAGACGCCCGCCGCGGCCGCCGGCCAGGCGCCACCTGCTGTCGCGGGAGCCCCCGGTGGCCCGGCAGCACCCGCCGTGAAGCCCGTGCCGGCGCAGCTCCCTGACGTGCTCGCGCGCGTCAATGGCGAGACGATCAGCAAGCCCGAGTTCGAGCGCGCGTTGAGGAACCTCGAGGCGCAGGCCGGAGGGCCCGTGCCCCCGGAGCGCCGCGACGCCATCCTCCGTCAGTTGCTCGATCAGATCGTCGCGCTCAAGCTGCTTGCGCAGGAATCAACCGCTCGGAAGGTGGCGGTTGCCGATACCGAGGTGGATGCGCGGGTCAACCAGGTGAAGGGCCAGTTCCCCAACGAGCCGGCCTTCACAGCGGCATTGGCCGAGCGGCAGATGACGCCTGAGAAGCTGAAGGCCGACATACGCCAGCAGATGCAGGCCATGAAACTCGTCGACACCGAGGTCGCACCGACCGTCACGGTGGGCGATGCGGACATCGCGACCTTCTACCAGCAGAACCCCGACAAGTTCCAGCAGCCAGAAGCCGTGCATGCAGCGCACATCCTGATTCGGCTTCCAGAAAAGGCCGACGACGCGGCCAAGAAGAAGGCCCG of Vicinamibacterales bacterium contains these proteins:
- a CDS encoding peptidylprolyl isomerase, which encodes MNTRIAILLLALTAVAACQKATPKASTPGATTAQTPAAAAGQAPPAVAGAPGGPAAPAVKPVPAQLPDVLARVNGETISKPEFERALRNLEAQAGGPVPPERRDAILRQLLDQIVALKLLAQESTARKVAVADTEVDARVNQVKGQFPNEPAFTAALAERQMTPEKLKADIRQQMQAMKLVDTEVAPTVTVGDADIATFYQQNPDKFQQPEAVHAAHILIRLPEKADDAAKKKARADADKVLAQAKKAADFAALAKQYSQDSGSAVNGGDLGFVAKGQTVPAFEQAAFGLKPGQLSGIVETPFGFHIIKSFEHRSARTIPLQEAKADVTQFLKQQQMQEKTNAFIEKLKAKAKVQILI